A single Desulfovibrio piger DNA region contains:
- a CDS encoding IS5 family transposase (programmed frameshift): MTNPQRRHDISDAAWALLEPHLPGQSGQWGGVAKDNRLFINAVFWILRTGAPWRDLPPEYGKWGTVHQRFIRWRDKRVWEKLLEILIDEPDFEWLMIDASHCKVHPHAAGARGGNQGMGRNKRGLNSKIHLAVDAHGMPVRVAVTAGTTADCTQAVALIDGITAQCLLADRGYDSNELIDKATETGCEIVIPPKRNRKTQRWYDKSLYRVRHLVENAFLHLKRWRGIATRYAKMLTSFEAAAQIRCIAIWLKVLT; the protein is encoded by the exons ATGACGAATCCTCAACGCCGCCATGACATTTCGGATGCTGCGTGGGCCTTATTGGAACCTCATCTACCTGGGCAAAGCGGGCAATGGGGAGGTGTAGCAAAGGATAATCGCCTCTTTATCAATGCCGTCTTCTGGATATTGCGTACTGGTGCGCCGTGGCGAGACCTGCCACCGGAATATGGCAAATGGGGAACCGTTCATCAACGCTTTATTCGTTGGCGAGACAAACGAGTATGGGAAAAACTCCTTGAAATATTGATTGATGAGCCAGATTTTGAATGGTTGATGATCGATGCCAGCCATTGCAAAGTCCACCCCCATGCGGCAGGGGCTAGAGGCGGTAATCAGGGTATGGGCCGCA ACAAAAGGGGGCTCAACAGTAAAATACACCTGGCCGTGGATGCGCATGGTATGCCGGTCAGAGTTGCTGTTACAGCTGGTACCACAGCGGATTGCACACAAGCCGTAGCCTTGATTGACGGTATTACCGCTCAATGTTTGTTGGCGGATCGCGGATATGACAGCAATGAGCTCATAGATAAAGCAACTGAGACTGGTTGCGAAATTGTTATTCCCCCCAAAAGGAATCGTAAGACGCAACGTTGGTATGATAAGAGCCTCTATCGAGTGAGGCACTTGGTGGAGAATGCTTTTCTCCATCTCAAACGGTGGCGCGGTATCGCTACAAGATATGCGAAGATGCTCACTTCATTTGAGGCTGCTGCACAAATACGCTGTATAGCGATATGGCTTAAGGTATTAACTTAA
- a CDS encoding YifB family Mg chelatase-like AAA ATPase: MVIRLYSAGLEGVDAFPVEVEVDLVRQGLPGFTLVGLAEAAVREARERVFSALRACGFRLPPSRITVNLAPAGRRKSGTAFDLPLALGLLAASGQIPVEALQGRIFAGELSLSGALKPVPGMLPLAIMARQQGLTSVILPPDNGAEAAVVRGVAVRTPAHLSQCVAFLLGREALEARQPLPAPAEDAALSGMDFAEVRGQQGARRALEVAAAGGHNLLMIGPPGSGKTMLAQRLPTILPPLDFEEALEVTKVYSVAGKLAPGQGLVRVRPFRAPHHTVSEAALVGGGLHPRPGEVSLAHRGVLFLDELPEFRKNALEVLRQPLEDGSVTIARAGQSLTYPAACMLVAAMNPCPCGYYGDPDHECTCRPDTLHRYRNRLSGPLLDRIDVHVEVPAVPYEDLRGGSPAEDSSTIRKRVLAARERQKARYAGTACRCNADLGGFLLERFCALDAAGHALMEQAVRALGLSARAYTRVLRLARTIADLDGKDAIAPAHVAEAISLRVLDRPQ, from the coding sequence ATGGTCATACGATTGTACAGCGCCGGTCTGGAAGGGGTGGATGCCTTTCCCGTGGAGGTGGAAGTGGATCTGGTACGCCAGGGCCTGCCCGGCTTCACGCTGGTGGGCCTGGCCGAGGCGGCCGTGCGCGAGGCCCGGGAGCGGGTCTTTTCGGCCCTGCGGGCCTGCGGCTTCCGTCTGCCGCCTTCGCGCATCACCGTGAACCTGGCTCCGGCCGGACGCCGCAAGAGCGGGACGGCCTTCGATCTGCCCCTGGCCCTGGGCCTGCTGGCCGCCAGCGGGCAGATCCCCGTGGAAGCCTTGCAGGGAAGGATCTTTGCCGGTGAGCTCTCCCTTTCCGGTGCGCTCAAGCCCGTGCCCGGCATGCTGCCCCTGGCCATCATGGCCCGGCAGCAGGGCCTCACCTCCGTCATCCTGCCGCCGGACAACGGGGCCGAAGCGGCCGTGGTCCGGGGCGTGGCGGTCCGCACGCCCGCGCACCTTTCCCAGTGCGTGGCCTTCCTGCTGGGGCGGGAAGCGCTCGAGGCCCGGCAGCCCCTGCCCGCGCCTGCGGAGGATGCCGCGCTGTCCGGCATGGATTTCGCCGAGGTCCGCGGCCAGCAGGGCGCGCGCCGGGCGCTGGAAGTGGCGGCCGCCGGCGGCCACAACCTGCTCATGATCGGCCCGCCCGGCAGCGGCAAGACCATGCTGGCCCAGCGCCTGCCCACCATCCTGCCGCCCCTGGACTTTGAAGAGGCCCTGGAAGTCACCAAGGTCTACAGCGTGGCGGGCAAGCTGGCCCCCGGCCAGGGGCTGGTGCGTGTGCGGCCTTTCCGGGCGCCGCACCATACGGTCTCGGAAGCCGCGCTGGTGGGCGGCGGCCTGCATCCCCGCCCCGGCGAAGTGAGCCTGGCCCACCGCGGGGTGCTCTTCCTCGATGAACTGCCCGAATTTCGCAAGAATGCCCTGGAAGTGCTGCGCCAGCCCCTGGAGGACGGCAGCGTGACCATCGCCCGTGCCGGGCAGAGCCTCACCTATCCGGCCGCCTGCATGCTGGTGGCCGCCATGAACCCCTGCCCCTGCGGCTATTACGGTGACCCCGACCACGAATGCACCTGCCGCCCCGACACTCTGCACCGCTACCGCAACCGGCTGTCCGGCCCGCTGCTGGACCGCATCGACGTCCATGTGGAGGTGCCTGCCGTGCCCTATGAGGACCTGCGCGGGGGCAGCCCTGCCGAAGACTCGTCCACCATCCGAAAACGCGTCCTGGCGGCCCGTGAGCGCCAAAAGGCCCGCTATGCCGGGACAGCCTGCCGCTGCAATGCCGATCTGGGCGGCTTTTTGCTGGAACGCTTCTGTGCTCTCGATGCCGCCGGGCACGCGCTCATGGAACAGGCCGTGCGCGCCCTGGGCCTTTCCGCCCGTGCCTACACCCGGGTGCTGCGCCTGGCCCGCACCATCGCGGACCTGGACGGCAAGGACGCCATCGCTCCCGCCCATGTGGCCGAGGCCATCTCCCTGCGCGTGCTGGATCGCCCGCAGTAG
- a CDS encoding TraB/GumN family protein, which produces MNPVTHILARAVVPEHSAPFMQAVSGGRVLMVDSFVFYAAEDWLMAIAYPLRDGGEYSHQRFEAALSGALRETGATACFAVGPDLPPRLAGNVLERDEFYTLPADAPVPPRLRSPVRKARERLRIDETREFGPQHRRLWAEFMGRAVLRANVRELFARTPQMLAAEGADVRLLNAWDGDRLVACLVLDYSTPAFVSYIVGARARSHPVPHAGDALFAVMLEKARAAGCDFVQLGLGVNEGITRFKRKWGGAPQLPYVMAQWQERPRADVHKVVLDELMQALVERSDEGLSKRQILDRLPDQRPFAMLWELEKQGRRSWICGTAHFFCYSFADSFRRLFRQVDTVIFEGPLDAESLAQVEACGKSPDPGAVPLDSLMTGAEIRRLERVVCGVRGPVARFLNMEWEDAPDVRERLHATRHWYAFFSLWTAFLERQGWRDSVDLEAWHLARDMGKTVLGMESMEEQLHSLEVVPVPRVLDFFRHCGQWRSYMKRNIYHYLRGELEPMMGTSTEFPTRTQQVIDFRDQRFRERMRPFIEKGGAAVFVGAAHMLRLRRMLTEDGFTVRQVRPTWVHRMRARLRGEDDLYRIPADGER; this is translated from the coding sequence ATGAATCCCGTCACCCACATCCTTGCCCGCGCCGTGGTCCCCGAACATTCCGCGCCCTTCATGCAGGCCGTTTCCGGGGGCCGGGTGCTGATGGTGGATAGCTTCGTCTTTTACGCCGCCGAAGACTGGCTCATGGCCATCGCCTACCCCTTGCGGGACGGCGGCGAGTACAGCCACCAGCGTTTCGAGGCCGCCTTGTCCGGGGCCCTGCGCGAGACCGGGGCCACGGCCTGCTTTGCCGTGGGGCCCGACCTGCCGCCGCGTCTGGCGGGCAACGTGCTGGAGCGGGACGAGTTCTACACCCTTCCGGCCGATGCGCCCGTGCCGCCGCGTCTGCGTTCGCCCGTGCGCAAGGCCCGGGAACGTCTGCGCATCGACGAGACGCGCGAGTTCGGTCCGCAGCACCGCCGCCTGTGGGCCGAGTTCATGGGCCGGGCCGTGCTGCGGGCCAACGTGCGCGAGCTCTTTGCCCGCACGCCGCAGATGCTGGCCGCCGAAGGGGCCGACGTGCGCCTGCTCAACGCCTGGGACGGCGACCGTCTGGTGGCCTGTCTGGTGCTGGATTACAGCACGCCCGCCTTCGTCAGCTATATCGTGGGCGCCCGTGCGCGCAGCCATCCCGTGCCCCACGCCGGGGACGCGCTCTTTGCCGTCATGCTGGAGAAGGCCCGCGCGGCGGGCTGTGACTTCGTCCAGCTGGGCCTGGGCGTCAATGAGGGCATCACCCGCTTCAAGCGCAAGTGGGGCGGGGCGCCGCAGCTTCCCTACGTCATGGCCCAGTGGCAGGAGCGGCCGCGCGCCGACGTGCATAAGGTGGTGCTGGACGAGCTCATGCAGGCCCTGGTGGAGCGCAGCGACGAGGGCCTTTCCAAGCGCCAGATACTGGACAGGCTGCCCGACCAGCGCCCCTTTGCCATGCTCTGGGAGCTGGAGAAGCAGGGCCGCCGCTCCTGGATCTGCGGCACGGCGCATTTTTTCTGCTATTCCTTTGCCGACTCGTTCCGCCGCCTGTTCCGCCAGGTGGACACCGTCATCTTTGAAGGCCCGCTGGATGCCGAGAGCCTGGCGCAGGTGGAGGCCTGCGGCAAGTCTCCTGATCCCGGGGCCGTGCCGCTGGACAGCCTGATGACCGGGGCCGAGATCCGGCGGCTGGAGCGCGTGGTCTGCGGCGTGCGCGGGCCGGTGGCGCGCTTTTTGAACATGGAGTGGGAGGACGCGCCGGACGTGCGGGAGCGCCTGCATGCCACCCGGCACTGGTACGCCTTCTTCTCCCTCTGGACGGCCTTCCTGGAGCGGCAGGGCTGGCGCGATTCCGTGGATCTGGAGGCCTGGCATCTGGCCCGCGACATGGGCAAGACCGTGCTGGGCATGGAGAGCATGGAAGAGCAGCTGCACTCCCTGGAAGTGGTGCCCGTGCCGCGCGTGCTGGACTTCTTCCGCCACTGCGGCCAGTGGCGCTCCTATATGAAGCGCAATATCTACCACTATCTGCGTGGCGAGCTGGAACCCATGATGGGCACCAGCACGGAATTCCCCACGCGCACGCAGCAGGTCATCGACTTCCGTGACCAGCGCTTCCGCGAACGCATGCGGCCCTTCATCGAAAAGGGCGGGGCCGCCGTCTTCGTGGGCGCGGCCCACATGCTGCGCCTGCGCCGCATGCTCACCGAGGACGGCTTCACGGTGCGGCAGGTGCGGCCCACCTGGGTCCACAGGATGCGTGCCCGCCTGCGCGGCGAGGACGATCTTTACCGCATCCCCGCTGACGGGGAGCGCTGA
- a CDS encoding sodium-dependent transporter: MSQSREMLGSRLGFLLLSAGCAIGLGNVWRFPYITGAYGGAVFVGVYLLCLLAVLPVMIMEFAVGRASRSNMGRALKVLPPEGTRWHMFSRIPLWGSYLLSMFYTTVTGWMLAYCWHSLAGNLAGLDTAGVAAFFGSTLASPLEQVLGMTIVVGAGCLVCAMGVQKGVERVVKVIMVGLLAILVLLVVRSLTLPGAGAGVSFYLAPDVGKMQSVGWYAVLNAAMTQAFFTLSVGIGNMTIFGSYQSKDRSLTGEALWIMSLDTFVAIMAGLIIFPACFAFSVAPDSGPGLIFITLPNIFNAMDGGILWGTLFFVFMSCAALSTVIGVFENIISYSVDVSGMPRRRACAVHFVCLWLASLPCALGFNLLAGFQPFGPGSCVLDLEDFLLSNNLLPFGCLLFLLFCSWRRGWGWDNFVAEVNQGQGMRFPRFMKYYLRYGLPCIILLVFVMGYVDKFGK, translated from the coding sequence ATGTCTCAGTCCAGAGAGATGCTGGGCAGCCGTCTGGGCTTTCTGCTGCTTTCGGCGGGCTGCGCCATCGGGCTGGGGAACGTCTGGCGCTTCCCCTACATCACCGGTGCGTACGGCGGCGCGGTCTTCGTGGGCGTCTACCTGCTCTGCCTGCTGGCCGTGCTGCCGGTGATGATCATGGAATTCGCCGTGGGGCGCGCGTCCCGCAGCAACATGGGACGCGCCCTGAAGGTCCTGCCGCCCGAAGGCACGCGCTGGCACATGTTCAGCAGGATCCCCCTGTGGGGCAGCTACCTGCTCTCCATGTTCTACACCACGGTCACGGGCTGGATGCTGGCCTATTGCTGGCACAGCCTTGCCGGCAACCTGGCCGGGCTGGACACCGCGGGCGTGGCGGCCTTTTTCGGCAGCACGCTGGCCAGCCCCCTGGAGCAGGTGCTGGGCATGACCATCGTGGTGGGCGCGGGCTGCCTGGTCTGCGCCATGGGCGTGCAGAAGGGCGTGGAGCGCGTGGTCAAGGTCATCATGGTGGGCCTGCTGGCCATCCTGGTGCTGCTGGTGGTCCGCAGCCTGACCCTGCCCGGCGCGGGCGCGGGCGTGAGCTTTTATCTGGCCCCGGACGTAGGCAAGATGCAGAGCGTGGGCTGGTACGCCGTGCTCAATGCGGCCATGACCCAGGCCTTCTTCACCCTTTCCGTGGGCATCGGCAACATGACCATCTTCGGCAGCTACCAGAGCAAGGACCGCTCCCTCACCGGCGAGGCCCTGTGGATCATGAGCCTGGACACCTTCGTGGCCATCATGGCGGGCCTGATCATCTTCCCGGCCTGCTTCGCCTTCAGCGTGGCGCCCGACAGCGGCCCGGGCCTGATCTTCATCACCCTGCCCAACATCTTCAACGCCATGGACGGCGGCATCCTCTGGGGCACGCTCTTCTTCGTCTTCATGAGCTGCGCCGCGCTCTCCACGGTCATCGGCGTGTTCGAGAACATCATCTCCTACAGCGTGGACGTCAGCGGCATGCCCCGCCGCCGGGCCTGCGCCGTACATTTCGTCTGCCTGTGGCTGGCCTCGCTGCCCTGCGCGCTGGGCTTCAACCTGCTGGCCGGCTTCCAGCCCTTCGGGCCGGGCAGCTGCGTGCTGGATCTGGAGGACTTCCTGCTCAGCAACAACCTGCTGCCCTTCGGCTGCCTGCTCTTTCTGCTCTTCTGCAGCTGGCGGCGCGGCTGGGGGTGGGACAATTTCGTGGCCGAGGTCAACCAGGGCCAGGGGATGCGCTTCCCGCGCTTCATGAAGTATTATCTGCGCTACGGCCTGCCCTGCATCATCCTGCTGGTCTTCGTCATGGGCTACGTGGACAAGTTCGGCAAATGA
- a CDS encoding radical SAM/SPASM domain-containing protein produces MSTTDPLSPRALPGPGLRQWLREAFTGRPTPLLCMQVEVSSVCTCRCTYCPHTTKKDVWQSRLMSAETFAALWPLMRQCGRVHLQGWGEPFLHPRFMDFVSVARRAGCAVSTTTCGQHMDESLAAAIVDSGMDVVAFSLAGTDEASNASRRGIPFSRVCEAIRCLQEVRRTKQGVHLEVHLAYLLLPSQLDAVKRLPELMEELDVHCAVVSTMDYIASPELAVEAYSPEEADKVAAAAAVLAPVADRVRRSGRELWYALPDPEAVGRVRNGCRENVDRTIYVDTQGNLSPCVYVNLPTSEEDPRRRIFARAEYGRPAGELAGLWRTRGFRDFRAALAGPWPDLPCAGCSKRFEKIW; encoded by the coding sequence ATGAGCACGACCGATCCCCTGAGCCCCAGGGCCCTGCCCGGGCCGGGCCTGCGCCAGTGGCTGCGCGAGGCCTTCACGGGGCGGCCCACGCCCCTGCTCTGCATGCAGGTGGAGGTCTCGTCCGTCTGCACCTGCCGCTGCACCTACTGCCCGCACACCACCAAGAAGGATGTCTGGCAGTCGCGCCTCATGAGCGCCGAGACCTTCGCCGCCCTCTGGCCGCTCATGCGCCAGTGCGGCCGCGTCCATCTGCAGGGCTGGGGCGAGCCCTTCCTGCACCCCCGCTTCATGGATTTCGTCAGCGTGGCCCGGCGGGCGGGCTGTGCCGTATCCACCACCACCTGCGGCCAGCACATGGACGAGTCCCTGGCCGCCGCCATCGTGGACAGCGGCATGGACGTGGTGGCCTTTTCCCTGGCCGGTACCGACGAGGCCAGCAACGCCAGCCGCCGGGGCATCCCCTTCAGCCGGGTCTGCGAGGCCATCCGCTGCCTGCAGGAGGTGCGCCGCACAAAGCAGGGCGTCCATCTGGAAGTGCATCTGGCCTATCTGCTCCTGCCCTCGCAGCTGGATGCCGTGAAGCGCCTGCCCGAGCTCATGGAAGAACTGGACGTGCATTGCGCGGTGGTCAGCACCATGGATTACATCGCTTCGCCGGAGCTGGCCGTGGAGGCCTACAGCCCCGAAGAGGCGGACAAGGTGGCCGCAGCGGCCGCCGTGCTGGCCCCTGTGGCGGACCGGGTGCGCCGGAGCGGCCGGGAGCTGTGGTACGCCCTGCCTGACCCCGAGGCCGTGGGCCGTGTGCGCAACGGCTGCCGGGAAAACGTGGACCGCACCATCTATGTGGACACGCAGGGCAACCTTTCGCCCTGTGTGTACGTCAACCTGCCCACCAGCGAGGAAGACCCCAGGCGGCGCATCTTCGCCCGCGCCGAATACGGCCGCCCCGCCGGGGAGCTGGCCGGGCTGTGGCGCACCAGGGGCTTCAGGGATTTTCGCGCCGCCCTGGCCGGGCCCTGGCCCGACCTGCCCTGCGCGGGCTGTTCCAAGCGCTTCGAGAAGATCTGGTAA
- the lepB gene encoding signal peptidase I produces MSTLLQKSSKKSLIREYGEALLVALVLAFVIRTFVVQAYKIPSESMVETLLVGDHLLASKFAYGIKIPFTHSYIYRGDDPAYGDIIIFEYPNDPSVDYIKRVIGLPGDVITVRDKRLYRNGMPVEESYVRYEQPNIIEPVRDNFGPVTVPPDKYFVMGDNRDNSLDSRFWGFVDRGAIQAKAWRIYWSWDDKDNSPRWSRIGKAVR; encoded by the coding sequence ATGAGTACACTGCTGCAGAAATCCTCCAAGAAATCGCTGATCCGTGAATACGGCGAAGCCCTGCTGGTGGCCCTGGTCCTGGCCTTCGTCATCAGGACCTTCGTGGTCCAGGCCTACAAGATCCCCTCGGAATCCATGGTCGAGACCCTGCTGGTGGGCGACCACCTGCTGGCCAGCAAGTTCGCCTACGGCATCAAGATCCCCTTCACCCACAGCTACATCTACCGCGGCGATGATCCCGCCTACGGGGACATCATCATCTTCGAATACCCCAACGATCCCTCGGTGGACTACATCAAGCGCGTCATCGGCCTGCCCGGCGACGTCATCACCGTGCGCGACAAGCGCCTCTACCGCAACGGCATGCCCGTGGAAGAGAGCTACGTCCGCTACGAACAGCCCAACATCATCGAGCCCGTCCGCGACAACTTCGGGCCCGTGACCGTGCCGCCGGACAAGTATTTCGTCATGGGCGACAACCGCGACAATTCGCTGGACTCCCGCTTCTGGGGCTTCGTGGACCGCGGCGCCATCCAGGCCAAGGCCTGGCGCATCTACTGGTCCTGGGACGACAAGGACAACAGCCCGCGCTGGAGCCGCATCGGCAAGGCCGTGCGCTAG
- a CDS encoding autotransporter outer membrane beta-barrel domain-containing protein, translating into MKETQGALGMLLRRYRLILGKCRLRNALAGLLLGAVLLAPAVSPADSGGKEGRPGHPESSHYTGTTDGASGPYTADGGHVIISNRAGDLDASSFYGGHADGKGDVTGNRVEMRDGTSRAANIYGGFTENGRASGNTVTVENGRIGGTWAGGRVYAGYSQAGDVHKNVLEIRDGHIEGSHTEVSAGYTKNGDSTGNSLTIRGGSIRRTDAYHFVSAGFSREGNALGNTLTVTGGELGAEAYGGHVQTGHGDAADNRVEFSGSTSAVDKLTAGMSGGADVHGNTLVMNGGTVREFLTSGDSLRGLASGNKIEMHGGEVGKHVYAGYSDRGGASANELVIDGGTIAGNAFGSFIADNSTRNTEGSKISFGGTADVQFLTGAYSAKGDAAGNEVTVSGGTVHKNILGGDSGSGESRGNTVRVTGGTIGTQEQSGSVYGGYSTSGSAGNNTVSITGGTLRGSVMGGCVENGTGAAIGNTVLFSGGSIGAGEGLYGGYTDQGDARGNTVLISGGTPGSEVYGGFVWTGAGNATGNTVILEGAPDLGGTTLYGGGTAGGSGDVRTGNTLEVRTSGLKAVNVGNFANYRFILPEKTPAGTTVLTLTDAGGTDISHSSVGVAVAGGKPLLRTGDSVTLLANEHGLKAEGMTQQRLSGQQGVFVTYDFDLKTTDTSLLATVTDSVQPRGREGGPSGDAGARLAPQAKAPLEGVLAGVALGNIGADLVAGKGMDQARAATATGGDAPAWGIAPFAAVTGTRSRYQTGSHVDLSGVAFMTGFAKRVETSMMDILAGVFFEAGFARMNTRNSFSGEPSVDGDGRSSYYGGGLLARLDLKEDLLKGLYLEGSFRYGRLSSQWQSDDLHDAVSGRKAEYDLSTPYYGLHAGLGYVWDMTEDLRLDVYGKYFWTHTDGQSTHIVDDPWSFDGVDSQRLRLGARLGYDFSRQVTGYAGAAWEHEFNGKARATTYGLEAPAPSLKGDSGLLEAGLTLMPVAGSGLSLDFGVQGHTGVRQGVSGTALVRYEF; encoded by the coding sequence ATGAAAGAGACCCAAGGTGCCCTGGGCATGCTGCTGCGCCGCTACCGCCTGATCCTGGGCAAATGCCGCCTGCGAAACGCGCTGGCAGGGCTGCTGCTGGGGGCCGTGCTGCTGGCTCCCGCCGTTTCGCCCGCCGACAGCGGCGGCAAGGAGGGCCGCCCTGGACATCCTGAAAGCAGCCACTATACCGGCACCACGGATGGCGCTTCCGGTCCGTACACGGCGGACGGGGGGCACGTCATCATCTCCAACCGGGCCGGGGACCTGGACGCCAGCTCGTTCTACGGCGGCCATGCCGACGGCAAGGGCGATGTGACCGGCAACAGGGTCGAGATGCGGGACGGAACATCCCGGGCCGCCAACATCTATGGCGGTTTCACGGAGAACGGCCGGGCATCCGGCAACACCGTGACTGTGGAGAACGGGCGTATCGGCGGAACCTGGGCCGGTGGCCGCGTCTACGCGGGCTACAGCCAGGCCGGGGACGTGCACAAAAACGTGCTGGAGATCCGTGACGGCCACATCGAGGGCTCCCACACCGAGGTGTCTGCCGGGTATACGAAGAACGGCGACAGCACGGGCAACAGCCTCACCATCCGCGGCGGCAGCATCCGCCGCACTGACGCCTATCATTTCGTCAGTGCCGGTTTCAGCCGTGAAGGCAATGCCCTGGGCAATACCCTGACCGTCACCGGCGGCGAGCTGGGAGCGGAAGCCTACGGCGGCCATGTCCAGACCGGGCACGGGGATGCCGCGGACAACCGTGTGGAATTTTCGGGCAGCACCAGCGCCGTGGACAAGCTGACCGCGGGCATGAGCGGCGGGGCGGACGTGCACGGGAACACGCTCGTCATGAACGGCGGCACGGTCAGGGAATTCCTGACCAGCGGGGATTCCCTTCGCGGCCTCGCCTCCGGCAACAAAATAGAGATGCATGGCGGCGAGGTGGGCAAACATGTCTATGCCGGGTACAGCGATCGCGGCGGCGCCTCCGCCAACGAGCTGGTCATCGACGGCGGCACCATCGCCGGTAATGCCTTCGGCAGCTTCATCGCCGACAACAGCACCCGGAACACGGAAGGCAGCAAGATCAGTTTCGGCGGGACGGCCGACGTGCAGTTCCTGACCGGCGCCTACAGCGCCAAGGGCGATGCCGCCGGCAATGAGGTGACGGTGAGCGGCGGTACGGTCCACAAGAACATCCTGGGCGGCGACAGCGGCAGCGGGGAATCCCGCGGCAACACGGTCCGGGTCACGGGCGGCACCATCGGCACCCAGGAGCAGTCGGGCTCCGTTTACGGCGGCTACAGCACGTCGGGCAGCGCCGGTAACAACACCGTCAGCATCACGGGCGGTACGCTGCGCGGCAGCGTCATGGGCGGCTGCGTGGAAAACGGGACCGGCGCGGCCATCGGCAATACCGTGCTGTTCAGCGGCGGCAGCATCGGCGCCGGCGAGGGCCTGTACGGCGGCTATACCGACCAGGGCGATGCCCGCGGCAACACGGTCCTCATCAGCGGCGGCACGCCCGGCAGCGAGGTCTACGGCGGCTTCGTCTGGACAGGCGCGGGCAATGCCACCGGCAATACCGTCATCCTCGAAGGGGCTCCCGATCTGGGCGGCACCACGCTGTACGGCGGCGGCACGGCAGGCGGCAGCGGGGACGTGCGCACCGGCAATACGCTGGAAGTCCGCACCTCGGGCCTGAAGGCCGTCAACGTGGGCAACTTTGCCAATTACCGCTTCATCCTGCCGGAAAAGACCCCTGCCGGCACGACCGTCCTGACCCTCACGGATGCCGGGGGCACGGACATCAGCCACAGTTCCGTGGGCGTGGCCGTGGCCGGGGGCAAACCACTGCTCCGCACGGGCGACAGCGTCACCCTGCTGGCCAACGAACACGGCCTGAAGGCCGAGGGCATGACCCAGCAGCGCCTCAGCGGGCAGCAGGGCGTGTTCGTGACCTATGACTTCGACCTGAAGACCACGGACACCTCGCTGCTGGCCACCGTGACCGATAGCGTGCAGCCCCGAGGCCGGGAGGGCGGGCCGTCCGGCGATGCGGGGGCCCGGCTGGCTCCCCAGGCCAAGGCCCCGCTGGAAGGCGTGCTGGCCGGTGTGGCCCTGGGCAACATCGGCGCCGACCTGGTGGCCGGGAAGGGCATGGATCAGGCCCGCGCCGCCACCGCCACCGGGGGCGACGCCCCGGCCTGGGGCATCGCGCCTTTCGCCGCGGTCACCGGCACGCGCTCGCGCTATCAGACCGGCTCGCATGTGGACCTGAGCGGCGTGGCCTTCATGACCGGTTTTGCCAAGCGGGTGGAGACGTCCATGATGGACATCCTGGCGGGCGTCTTCTTTGAAGCGGGCTTCGCCCGCATGAACACCCGCAACAGCTTTTCCGGCGAACCGTCCGTGGACGGCGATGGCCGGAGCAGCTACTACGGCGGCGGCCTGCTGGCCCGCCTGGACCTGAAGGAAGACCTGCTCAAGGGCCTGTATCTGGAAGGCTCCTTCCGTTATGGCCGCCTCAGCAGCCAGTGGCAGAGCGACGACCTGCATGATGCCGTCAGCGGCCGGAAGGCCGAGTACGACCTTTCCACGCCCTACTACGGCCTGCACGCCGGGCTCGGCTATGTGTGGGACATGACCGAAGACCTGCGCCTGGATGTCTACGGCAAGTACTTCTGGACCCATACCGACGGCCAGTCCACCCACATCGTCGACGACCCCTGGTCGTTCGACGGCGTGGATTCGCAACGCCTGCGCCTGGGGGCGCGGCTGGGCTACGACTTCAGCCGTCAGGTGACCGGCTATGCCGGGGCGGCCTGGGAACACGAGTTCAACGGCAAGGCCCGCGCCACCACCTACGGCCTTGAAGCCCCCGCGCCCAGCCTGAAGGGAGACAGCGGCCTGCTGGAAGCCGGTCTGACCCTCATGCCCGTGGCCGGTTCCGGCCTGAGCCTGGACTTCGGCGTCCAGGGGCACACCGGCGTGCGGCAGGGCGTCAGCGGCACGGCCCTGGTACGGTATGAGTTCTAG